Below is a genomic region from Fusobacterium nucleatum.
ACAAATTTTATTTTTTTCTTCAAGTCTTTTAATTAATTTTTTTTCATATCTAACTTTTCCTATACCAGAAGTATATATAAAAAATAGATTTTTTACATCACTATCTAAAATTTTATCTAACAGCTCTTCAATATTTTTAGAAAATCTTCCCCAATATATTCCAGAAGCTAAACCAATTTTTGGGTAATTATCTATGGCATTTATATCAAAATTATTTACTTTTATAATATCCACATCATTATAGTTTTCTTTTAAAGATAAAACTAATTTTTCTGTATTCATATTATGCATTGAATCATAGACTATACATATTTTTTCCATATAAAAACCTCCTATCATAATAAATAAACTTTGTTATTTCTATTTATTCTAAATTTTTTTAAATAAATCCCTAAATTTTAATTTATTTTTTCTTCCTTCTATAAACCAAGAAATATTAGCTTGAAGAAAATATAAAATTTTTGGATAATTAGGATTGATGTAAATATCTTCATCACCTTTTAATGAGAGTATATTTTTAGAGAATTTTTCTAATATTATTCCTAAATTTTTTAAAGGTCCTTGCCCTAATGGAACTTTCTTTAAGTGAGAAAGTAACTCTCCCCCACCAACTCCAATTCCTTGTCCCCATTGTGCATTTACCTTTTTACTCCAACATCTTATTTGAGATATAGCTAAATGATTTTGGACTCCTTCAAAGAAACCATTATTAACTATGCAATAAATTTTTGTTTTGGAATTTATAACATTCTCATCCTCAAATCTTACAAGTAAATCTAATAAATTAGCTGGAATACTGTCAACATAAAGAGGAAAAATAAAAATTAAAATATCACTGTTGTAAATATCAGTTTTTATATCATCATCTAATTTAATAGAAAATGAAAAAAATTCATTAATTTCATTTTCTTTTATAAAATTTAATAAATAATTTTTTAATATTTCAGAATTACTTTTTTTGAATCTTGGACTGCCATTTATAATTGTTATTTTCATAATATTCTCCATTTAACTAATAGTTTCTAAAAAAGAAACAGTAAAGTTAGTGACATTTAGATTAATACAATTGGCTTTAACCATATTTTTAGCAATTTCTTTTTCTTCATCAGCTATATCTTCTCCGTAAAAATATAGCTCAAAATACAAATTTTTTTTATATCTTATTGTATGATGCATTTCTTTATTTTTAATTTTAAAGAATGGAAGTAAGTATGGAATACTTCTGTCTAATACATTTTTTATAAAAGGGCTATACGAACCATAACAACATCTACTTATAATTATTATTTTTTCTACCTTTGAATATAATTCAGCTAGATTATCATAACCATCTTTTATTCTACATTCACCTGGATTTTTAGTCCAACAATAAAAGCAACCTGTACAACTTTTAATTTTTTTATTGTTAGTAATTACTAAACTGTTATCAATAATTCCATATATAGTTTTTAATTTTTCTTCAGGTAGGTCATGTATAATTATTTCCATATCATCCCTCCTTCTTAATTTTCTTTACAATAAGTAATAAAACTTGCCTTTATAATTTCTTCAATTTTACACTCCCAATTTTCAAGATAATTTTTACTTGTCATATTTATTACTGCTACTAAGCCAGCAACTAAAGACCACATAGCTAGAATTTTATTTTGTATATCTTCATTTGAAATACCAAGTTTTGAAAATTTATTAATAGCTTCTTCTTTTAATATATCCAATGCAGTCATATTATTATTATCAATTTTTATAGATAAATCTATTTCAATATCTTTTCTTGAAGATAAAAAATAATAGTATTTTGGATTTTTAAGAAAAAATATAACATAAGTTTTACCTAACATCACTAAAAGATTTTCTTTATTTTTATATTTTTTTCTTGTATTTTCTAATTCTAATTTAAGTAAATTAAGGATATAAAGACTCATTCCTTTCAGTAGCTCATCTTTACTTTTAAAATGTGTATAAGGAGCAGAATTACTAACACCACATATTATAGCAAGTTTTCTTAATGATAATTTATTTTCACCAACTTCATTTATAAGTTCTATACCTTTTTTTATTAACTCTTCTTTTAAATTTCCATGATGATAACTTTTTTCCATATAAATCCTCCTTTTATACAATCTTAATCTTGATAAGATTATATAACAAAATCTTAACAGTGTAAAGATACTTTTAAAAAGATTTTATTATAACTGTTTCTTTTAATTTTCTTAATATTTTTTATAAAAATTATGATATAATAAATAATCATGAAAATATTTAGAGGTTTAGAATGTCAAAAATCATTATAAAAAAAGAAAAGGAACAAAAAATTTTAAATTTTTATCCTAATGTGTATAAAGATGAAATAAAAGATATAATAGGAAATGTTAAAACAGGAGATATAGTTGATGTAATTACAAGTGACATGAGGTTTTTAGCAAGAGGTTATGTTACAGAAGGAACATCGGCTTTTGTAAGAATTTTAACAACAAAAGATGAAAAAATTGATAGAAAATTTATATTTGAAAGAATTAAAAATGCTTATGAAAAAAGAAAGCATTTATTAGATGAAACAAATAGTGTGAGAGCTTTTTATTCTGAGGCAGATTTTATACCAGGATTAATAATAGATAAATTTGATAAATATGTATCTATTCAATTTAGAAATTCTGGTGTAGAAATTTTTAGACAAGATATTATAGAAGCTGTAAAAAAATATTTAAAGCCAAAGGGTATTTATGAGAGAAGTGATGTAGAAAATAGGGTTATTGAAGGGGTTGAAACAAAAACTGGAATAATTTTTGGGGAAATTCCTGAAAGAACTATTATGGTAGATAATGGAGTCAAATATAGTATAGATATAGTTGATGGACAAAAAACAGGTTTCTTTTTAGATCAGAGAGATTCAAGAAAATTTATAGCTAAATACATCAATAATCAAACAAGATTTTTAGATGTTTTTTCAAGTAGTGGTGGCTTTTCTATGTCGGCACTGAAAAATGGTGCAAAAGAAGTTATTGCTATGGATAAGGATAGTCATGCACTTGAATTATGTTATGAAAATTATAAATTAAATCAATTTACAGCAGATTTTTCAACAATAGAAGGAGATGCTTTTCTTATGCTAAATAGTTTAGCTACAAGAAATAAAAAGTTTGATATCATAACTCTTGATCCACCTTCACTTATAAAAAAGAAAACTGAAATATATAAAGGGAGAGATTTTTTCTTAGATTTATGTGATAAGAGCTTTAAACTTTTAGAAGATGGTGGAATTTTAGGAGTTATTACTTGTGCATATCATATAACTTTGCAAGACTTGATTGAAGTAACTAGAATGTCTGCTTCAAAAAATAATAAACTTTTAAGTGTTGTGGGAATAAATTATCAACCAGAAGATCACCCTTGGATATTACATATCCCCGAAACACTATATTTAAAAGCCTTATGGGTTAAGGTAGAAGGAAGATAAACTAGGAGGAAAATAATGTATTTAGATATTTTAATTTTAATAATTTTTATATTAGGAATATTCAGTGGAGTAAAAAATGGTATTTTTGTGGAGATTATCTCAGTGTTTGGGTTTGCAGTTAATTTACTTATAACAAAAATATATACACCAGTTGTTTTAAAATTTTTAAAAAGGTCTGATGCTTCCTTTGAAAATAACTATGTAATAACTTATATAGTAACTTTTATAACAGTATATTTAGTTGTGTCTATGATACTGATATTTGTAAAAAAAGCATTTAAAGGATTAAAAAAAGGTTTCTTTAATAAAATGATGGGAGGAGTAGCCGGTTTTATAAAAGCGTTAATAGTTTCACTTGTAATAATATTAGTTTATACTTATAGTACAAAGTTAGCACCTTCATTGGAAAAATATTCACAAGGAAGTTCTGCGATAAGTATATTTTACGAAATTGTTCCAAGTTTTGAAGCTTATATTCCTGATATACTTGTGGAAGATTTTAATAAGAATGCAACCAAAAAAATTATTGAAAAGAATATTAATACAATGCTATAAGGTGAATTATGAAAATAATAAATAAATATATTTTAGATGAATTAAAAGGACCAATTATATTGGCAGTCTTTGTATTTACTTTTATTTTCTTATTGGATATTGTTGTAACTATGATGGAACACATAATAGTAAAAGGGATTTCAGTTTTTGATGTTTTAAGATTACTTTCCTTTTATATTCCACCTATACTTACTCAAACTATTCCAATAGGAATGTTTTTAGGTATAATGATATGTTTTACTAAATTTAGTAGAAATAGTGAATCAGTGGCTATGGTATCAACAGGAATGTCTATTAGAGATATTTTAAAACCAATACTTGCTATTGCAATAGGAGCATCGATTTTTATAGTTTTCTTACAAGAAAGTATAATACCTCGTTCTTTTATAAAATTAAAGTATGTAGGAACTAAAATAGCCTATGAAAATCCAGTTTTTCAATTAAAAGAAAAGACTTTTATAGATAATTTGGATGAATATAGTATCTATGTTGATGAGGTTAGTTCTGATGGTAAAGCAAAAAATATTATTGCCTTTGAAAAGCCAGAAGATAAAAATAAATTTCCTATGGTATTAACAGGAGAAGAAGCTTTTTGGAAAGACAGTGCCATTATTATAAAAGAGTCACAATTTGTTAGTTTTGATGAAAAAGGAAAGAAGAATTTAGTAGGAACTTTTGATGAAAAGAGAGTTGTATTAACAGCATATTTTCAAGATTTAAATATAAAAATAAAAGATGTTGAGGCACTTAGTATTATTGACCTTATTAAAGGTTTAAAAAAGGTTGAAGCCACAGAAGTTATAAAATATAAGATAGAAATTTTTAGAAAATTAGCCTTAGTTTTTTCTACTGTTCCTCTTGCAGTTATAGGATTTTGCCTTTCTTTAGGACATCATAGAATATCAAAAAAGTATTCGTTTGTTTTAGCAATGATAATAGTATTTGCTTACATTATATTTTTAAATATAGGAATTGTTATGGCAACAGCTGGGAAATTAAATCCATTTATTGCAACTTGGACACCAAATTTACTTTTATATTTATTAGGATATAAATTGTATAAAGCAAAAGAGGTGAGAGGAATATAATGATAAAAAAAATGGATATATATATAAGTAAATATTTCATAAAATTCTTTTTAATGAATATAATTGGTTTTATGGGAGTGTTTTTACTTGCTCAAACATTTAAAATAATTAAATATATTAATCAAGGTAAACTTGCAGGAGGAGAAATTTTTGATTATATTCTAAATCTATTACCTAAAATGTTTGTTGAAACTGCACCTCTTTCTGTATTACTAGCAGGACTTATAACTATAAGTATAATGGCTAGTAACTTAGAGATAGTTTCATTAAAAACATCAGGAATAAGGTTTTTAAGGATAGTTAGAGCACCTCTTATTATAGCTTTTGTAATTTCATTATTTGTGTTTTTTGTAAATAATTCTATCTATACAAAATCACTAGCTAAAATTAATTTTTATAGAAGAGGTGAGATAGATGAAACTCTAAAATTACCTACAACAAAAGAAAATGCCTTTTTTATAAATAACACAGAAGGATATTTGTATTTAATGGGAAAAATAAATAGAGAAACTGGTCTTGCAGAAAATATTGAAGTTGTTAAGTTTAATACAGAAATTTCTAAACCAAAAGAAATAATCACAGCTAAAAGTGCTAAGTTTGATACAGAAGAAAATAAATGGATTTTTAGTAATGTAAATATTTATAATGTAGAAACTAAGGAAACAACTGCTAAAACTGAATATAAATCTAATTTATATAAAGATGATCCAAGTAATTTTATAAGAGCCTCAGCAGAAGACCCTAGGATGTTGACAATAAAGGAACTGAAAAAGACTATAAAAGAGCAAAAAAATATAGGTGAAGATACAAGAATATATCTTGCAGAACTTGCTAAGAGATACTCTTTTCCATTTGCTAGTTTTATAGTTGCATTTATTGGACTTTCAGTGAGTAGTAAGTATGTTAGAGGTGGAAGAACAACAATGAATTTAGTTATTTGTGTTGTTGCAGGTTATGGTTATTATTTAGTATCAGGGGCATTTGAAGCTATGAGTTTAAATGGAATATTAAATCCATTTATAGCAAGTTGGATACCTAATATTTTATATTTAATAATAGGTATATATTTTATGAATAGAGCAGAATATTAAAAAAGTTAAGGAGTAAAAATTGTGGAGAATGTTAAGTTAAAAAAACTAGACAATGGAATAACATTAATAACAGAAAACTTACCTGATATAAGTACATTTAGTATGGGATTTTTTGTTAAAACAGGTGCTATGAATGAAACTAAAAAAGAAAGTGGAATTTCACATTTTATAGAGCATTTAATGTTTAAAGGAACAAAAAATAGAACGGCAAAAGAAATTTCTGAATTTGTTGATTTTGAAGGTGGAATTTTAAATGCTTTTACTTCAAGAGATTTAACATGTTATTATATAAAGCTTTTATCTTCAAAAATTGATATAGCTATTGATGTTCTTACTGATATGTTACTTAACTCAAATTTTGATGAAGAAAGTATAGAAAAAGAAAGAAATGTGATCATAGAAGAAATAAAAATGTATGAAGATATTCCTGAAGAAATAGTACATGAAAAAAATGTGGAATATGCTTTAAGAGGAGTCCACTCAAATTCAATATCTGGTACAGTTGCAAGTTTAAAAAAGATAGACAGAAAAGCAATTTTAAATTATTTAGAAAAACATTATGTAGCTGAAAATTTAGTTATTGTTGCATCTGGAAATATAGATGAAAAATACCTATATAAAGAATTAAATAAAAAAATGAAAAATTTTAGAAAAGCTAAAAAAGAAGAAGTACTAGATTTAGCTTATGAAATAAAAAAAGGTAAGAAGGTTGTTAAAAAATCTTCAAATCAAATACATCTTTGTTTTACTACAAGAGGAGTTTCTTCAAAGTCAGAACTAAGATATCCAGCAGCAATAATTTCAAATGTTTTAGGTGAAGGAATGAGTTCAAGACTATTTCAAAAAATAAGAGAAGAAAGGGGACTTGCTTATTCAGTTTATACTTATCTTACAAGATTTGAGAATTGTGGATTACTTTCTGTATATGTTGGAACTACAAAAGAAGATTATAAAGAAGTTATAAAACTTATAAAAGAAGAGTTTAAAAACATTAAAGAAAATGGTATATCAGAAAGAGAACTAAGAAAAGCTAAGAATAAATATGAAAGTGCTTTTACATTTAGTTTAGAAAGCACAAGTTCAAGAATGAATAGATTAGCTTCTACATATATTATTTATGGAAAAATTATAAGTCTTGATAAGGTGAGAGAAGATATAGAAAAAGTAACTTTAAAAGACATTAAGAAAGCTGCAGAATTTTTATTTGATGAACAATATTATTCACAAACAATAGTAGGAGATATATAAAATGAAAAAAGTACAAGTAAAAGTTGTTAGAGAAAAAGGTGTAGAACTACCTAAATATGAAACAGAAGGTTCTGCTGGAATGGATGTTAGGGCAAATATAAAAGAGTCTATAACATTGAAATCATTGGAAAGAATTTTAATTCCTACTGGATTAAAAGTTGCAATTCCAGAAGGATATGAAATTCAAGTTAGACCAAGAAGTGGCTTAGCAATTAAACATGGTATAACTATGCTTAATACACCAGGAACTGTTGACAGTGATTATAGAGGTGAATTGAAGGTTATAGTGGTTAATTTAAGTAATGAGGCTTATACCATTGAGCCAGATGAAAGGATAGGGCAATTTGTTTTAAATAAAATAGAACAGATTGAATTTATTGAAGTTGAAGAATTAGATAGTACTGAGCGTGGTGAAGGTGGTTTTGGACATACTGGAAAATAAATGGAGATTTAAAAAATTATGCAAAATAATACATACTTAAAAAAAATATCAAAATTTAGTGTATTTTTTATTGTTAATATACTGTTACTTTTTATTATAAGTTTATCTACTATATATAGTGCAACAATTACTAAAAGTGAACCTTTCTTTTTAAAGGAAATAGTTTGGTTTATTATTAGTATTTTTGTATTTGTTGGAGTGTCCTTAATTGATTATAGAAAATACTATAAGTATGCAACAGCAATTTATATTTTTAATATACTTATGCTATTATCTGTATTAGTTATTGGAACATCAAGGCTAGGAGCTAAAAGGTGGATAGATTTAGGACCATTAGCTTTGCAACCTTCTGAGTTTTCAAAATTATTTTTGATTTTTACTTTTTCAGCATATCTTATCAATAATTATTCAGATAGATATACAGGTTTTAGAGCAATGTTTATGAGTTTTTTACACATATTTCCTGTATTTTTCTTGATTGCCATTGAGCCAGATTTAGGAACTTCATTAGTTATTATTTTAATATATGGAATGTTACTCTTTTTGAATAAACTTGAATGGAAGTGTATAGCAACAGTTTTTTTTACCATAGCAGCCTTTATACCAATCTCGTATAAATTTTTATTAAAAGGTTATCAAAAAGACAGAATAGATACTTTTTTAAATCCAGAACTTGATGCTTTAGGGACTGGTTGGAATATAACACAGTCAAAAATTGCTATTGGCTCAGGAAAAATATTTGGTAAAGGATTTTTAAATAATACACAGGGAAAGTTAAAATATCTTCCAGAATCTCATACAGATTTTATAGGTTCTGTTTTTCTTGAAGAAAGGGGCTTTTTAGGAGGAAGTATGCTACTTCTTATTTATATTGTTCTTTTGGTACAGATTATTTATATTGCTGATACAACAGAAGATAAGTTTGGAAGATATGTATGCTATGGTATAGCAACTATTTTCTTTTTCCATATATTTGTAAATATGGGAATGATAATGGGAATTATGCCAGTAACTGGACTACCATTGCTTTTAATGAGTTATGGAGGAAGTTCCTTAGTGTTTTCATTTTTAATACTTGGAGTTGTTCAAAGTGTAAGAATCCATAGAGGAAATAAATAATGATAGAATACATAATTGATGAAGAATATGAAAGTGTTAGAGTGGATAGATTTTTAAGAAAACACTTAAAAAATATAAATCTTTCTGAAATATATAAAATGTTAAGGAAAGGCAAAATAAAGGTTAATAACAAAAAAGTTTCCCAAGATTATAGATTGGTTTTGGGAGATATTGTACTTATATTTTTATCTGAAAATTTTAAAGAAAATAATGAAGAGAAATTTATTGAGCTTAGTCAAGAAAGAAAAATAAAATTAAAAGAAATGATAGTTTTTGAAAATGAAAATTTATTTGTAATAAATAAATTATTGGGAGATGTTGTTCATAAAGGCAGTGGGCATAATATTTCTCTACTTGAAGAATTTAGAAGTTATTATTCAAATAATAATGCAAATTTTGTGAATCGTATAGATAAATTGACATCTGGCTTAGTTATTGGGGCTAAAAATATAAAAACAGCTAGGGAAGTAGCAAAAGAGATTCAAGCTGGTAATATAATAAAAAGATACTATATTTTAGTAAATGGAAAAATAGAAAAAGATAATTTTATTTTAGAAAATTACTTAAAAAAAGATGAAGAAAAGGTTATGGTATCAGATGTTGAAAAAGAGGGATATAAAAAATCTATAACATATTTTAAGAAAATAAAAGAATATAATAAGTATACTTTACTGGAAGCTGAGCTTAAAACTGGTAGAACACATCAATTAAGAGCACAGTTAAACCATATTGGAAATAATATTGTAGGGGATAGAAAATATGGAAAAAATGAGAAAGAAGATATAATGTATCTATTCTCTTATTATTTAAAAATAGATTTATATAATTTAGAAATTAAATTAGAAATACCAAATTTTTTTAAACTAAATTTTCATAAAAATAGTTCGTTACTAGCCAAATTTCTTAACAGATAAAAATTAAGAATTCGCTGCAAATTCGCTAAACTCGCTTCACTCAAACACAGCGAGATTTGCTCGGCTCATTCTATTTAATTTTTATCCTAAAATTTGGAATGTAACTCACTTATTTTTATTTTAATTAATATATATATTTATAGTATGATTTAGGAGGGAAAAATGAGCTTTTTGGATGGGTATTTTAAAATAACTGAAAGGGATAGTACTATTTCAAGAGAAGTTATGGGAGGAATTACAACATTTTTAGCAATGGCTTATATAATAATTGTAAATCCATCTATCTTATCGCTTTCTGGAATGGATAAAGGAGCTTTAATAACAGTTACTTGTTTAGCTTCTTTTATAGGGACAATTATAGCAGGGATATGGGCAAATTCACCTATTGCACTTGCACCAGGTATGGGACTTAATGCTTTCTTTACTTATACATTGACATTAGAAAAACAAGTCCCTTGGCAAACAGCATTAGGAATAGTATTTTTATCAGGATGTTTTTTTCTAATTTTAGCAATAGGTGGTATTAGAGAAAAAATAGCAAATTCTATTCCAGTACCATTAAGATTAGCAGTTGGAGGAGGAATTGGTTTATTTATAGCATTTATAGGACTTAAATCTATGGGAATAGTTGTTGCAAATCAAGCTACTTATGTAGGGCTTGGTGAATTTACAAAAACTACTTGTGTTTCTATAATTGGACTTTTTATTATTGCTATAATGGAAATAAAAAGAATGAAAGGTGGAATACTTTTAGGAATTATTGTAACAACTATACTAGGAATTATTATAGGAGATGTATCTTTACCGGAAAAGATAATTTCTTTACCTCCTAGTCCAGCCCCTATTATATTTAAATTGGATATTTTATCTGCAATGAAATTATCATTGATAGGTCCAATATTCTCATTTATGTTTGTTGATTTATTTGACTCATTAGGAACTCTTATGAGTTGTTCAAAAGAAATGGGACTTGTAAATGAAAAAGGGGAAATAAAAAATCTTGGAAGAATGCTATATACAGATGCTGCTTCAACAATAATGGGAGCTTCAATAGGAACGTCAACAGTAACAGCTTATGTTGAATCTGCTGCTGGGATTGTGGCAGGAGCTAGAACAGGACTTGCTGCAACAGTAACAGCCTTAGGTTTCTTATTATCATTATTTTTTACTCCACTTATTAATATAGTGCCAGGTTATGCGACAGCGCCAGCATTAATAATAGTTGGAATATTTATGTTTAGACAAGTGGCAGGACTTGATTTTTCTGATTTTAAAATTTTATTTCCAGCTTTTATTACAATATTTACGATGCCTTTAACTTATAGTATAAGTACAGGGTTAGCATTAGGATTTTTATCATATTTAATTGTTCATATATTAGTAGGAGATTTCAAAAAACTTAACATAACTTTGTTCTTTATTGGTACAATATGTTTACTTCACTTACTGGTATAATAAATTTGTAAAAAAAATATTGAAATATAATATTTTTTCTTGACATTAAACTATTTTTATAGTAGAATGCGAAGGAAAGGTAGAGAAAACAACTTCTCTTGTTCAAACTATTTAACTTTTATAAAATATATGGAGGTATTTAAATGACAAAAAAGGAATTTGTAAATGCATTTGCTGAAAAAGGAAACCTAAAAATTAAAGACTCTGAAAGATTAGTAAACGCTTTCTTAGAAACTGTAGAAGGTGCTTTACTAAAAGGTGATGGAGTAAGATTTATAGGATTTGGTTCTTGGGAAGTAAAAGAAAGAAGTGCGAGAGAAGTTAAAAACCCTCAAACTGGAAAAATGATCAAAGTTGAAGCTAAAAAAGTTGTTAAGTTTAAAGTTGGAAAACCTTTAGCTGACAAAGTAGCTGGACACAAAGGTGTTAAAAAAGCTACTAAGAAAAAATAGGAATTAAATGGTTTAAAGTTAAAAAGGATTTAAAGTTGTCACTAACTCTAAATCCTTTTTTATTATATTATCTATATTTTATAGCTTTATAAATTTGTATTAAAATAGTTGGTATTAAAGATAGTACATAAATTTCTACAAAGTTAATAGGTTCAATTTTTGTAATTCCAAAGACTGTATAAACAGAAGGAATTAATAAAACTGCATTTAATAGAATAAAGCCTAACCCAAAAGCTATTAAAGAAAATTTATTTTTAAAGAATCCAATAGCAAATACATTTCTTTGCCCTCTGTAATCAATTCCATGAAATAGTCTTGCTAAACATAATGTAGCAAATGCCATTGTAGAACCTTTTAATGCTGAATCTTTTAAACCTATATAGAAAGCTATTATAATAAATACAGCAATTAAAACTCCTTCAATCATAAGTTTAGAGGAAAATCTTTTTGTAAGTATTGCTTCATTAGGGTCTCTTGGTTTTTCATCTAAGATATCTTCATTTTTAGGCTCAACTCCAACTGCTATTGATGGTAAACTATCTGTTAGTAGGTTTATAAATAATAATTGTACAGGAGAGAATATCACAGGTAAATTAGCAAGTGATGAATATAGAACAGCAAGTATAGCAGCGGTATTTCCTGAAAGTAAAAAACCTATTGCATTTTTTATATTTCTATAAACATTTCTTCCTGTTATTATAGCTTTAACTATTGTAGAGAAGTTATCATCAGCAAGTATCATAGATGCAGCATTTTTAGAAACTTCTGTACCAGTTATTCCCATTGCAATACCAATATTAGCCTTTTTTAATGCAGGAGCATCATTTACACCATCACCAGTCATAGCACAAATTTTACCAAGTTTTTGCCAAGCATTAACAATTCTTATCTTATGTTCAGGAGAAACTCTTGCATAAACTGAAATTTTTTCAACTGATTTTTCTAATTCCTCATCAGACATTTTTTCAAGTTCTACACCTTCGATAGCTATATCTCCATCTTTAAATATTCCTATATTTTTTGCTATTGTCCTAGCTGTAATTTTATGATCTCCTGTTATCATAACAGGCTTAATTCCACCTCTTATACATTCTTGCACTGCAACTTTTGATTCTTCTCTTGGAGGATCTATCATACCAACAAGAGCATGGAAAATATAAGAAACTTCATCTTGAGTAGTTAGCTCTTTTTCTTCATCTATATGTTTATATGCAAATGTTAAAACTCTTAAACCTTCTTCTGCTAAATCATTATTTACTTTTTCAATCTTTTTAATAAACTCTTGATTTATATCTTGAATATTTCCATTTTCATCAATGAAATATTTAAATCTAGTTATAAGTGAATCAA
It encodes:
- a CDS encoding flavodoxin family protein; translation: MEKICIVYDSMHNMNTEKLVLSLKENYNDVDIIKVNNFDINAIDNYPKIGLASGIYWGRFSKNIEELLDKILDSDVKNLFFIYTSGIGKVRYEKKLIKRLEEKNKICLGIFSCKGFDKYGPFKLIGGINKGKPNEKDIQNLIKFFENI
- a CDS encoding flavodoxin family protein — its product is MEIIIHDLPEEKLKTIYGIIDNSLVITNNKKIKSCTGCFYCWTKNPGECRIKDGYDNLAELYSKVEKIIIISRCCYGSYSPFIKNVLDRSIPYLLPFFKIKNKEMHHTIRYKKNLYFELYFYGEDIADEEKEIAKNMVKANCINLNVTNFTVSFLETIS
- a CDS encoding TetR/AcrR family transcriptional regulator, whose protein sequence is MEKSYHHGNLKEELIKKGIELINEVGENKLSLRKLAIICGVSNSAPYTHFKSKDELLKGMSLYILNLLKLELENTRKKYKNKENLLVMLGKTYVIFFLKNPKYYYFLSSRKDIEIDLSIKIDNNNMTALDILKEEAINKFSKLGISNEDIQNKILAMWSLVAGLVAVINMTSKNYLENWECKIEEIIKASFITYCKEN
- a CDS encoding class I SAM-dependent rRNA methyltransferase; translated protein: MSKIIIKKEKEQKILNFYPNVYKDEIKDIIGNVKTGDIVDVITSDMRFLARGYVTEGTSAFVRILTTKDEKIDRKFIFERIKNAYEKRKHLLDETNSVRAFYSEADFIPGLIIDKFDKYVSIQFRNSGVEIFRQDIIEAVKKYLKPKGIYERSDVENRVIEGVETKTGIIFGEIPERTIMVDNGVKYSIDIVDGQKTGFFLDQRDSRKFIAKYINNQTRFLDVFSSSGGFSMSALKNGAKEVIAMDKDSHALELCYENYKLNQFTADFSTIEGDAFLMLNSLATRNKKFDIITLDPPSLIKKKTEIYKGRDFFLDLCDKSFKLLEDGGILGVITCAYHITLQDLIEVTRMSASKNNKLLSVVGINYQPEDHPWILHIPETLYLKALWVKVEGR
- a CDS encoding CvpA family protein produces the protein MYLDILILIIFILGIFSGVKNGIFVEIISVFGFAVNLLITKIYTPVVLKFLKRSDASFENNYVITYIVTFITVYLVVSMILIFVKKAFKGLKKGFFNKMMGGVAGFIKALIVSLVIILVYTYSTKLAPSLEKYSQGSSAISIFYEIVPSFEAYIPDILVEDFNKNATKKIIEKNINTML
- a CDS encoding LptF/LptG family permease, producing the protein MKIINKYILDELKGPIILAVFVFTFIFLLDIVVTMMEHIIVKGISVFDVLRLLSFYIPPILTQTIPIGMFLGIMICFTKFSRNSESVAMVSTGMSIRDILKPILAIAIGASIFIVFLQESIIPRSFIKLKYVGTKIAYENPVFQLKEKTFIDNLDEYSIYVDEVSSDGKAKNIIAFEKPEDKNKFPMVLTGEEAFWKDSAIIIKESQFVSFDEKGKKNLVGTFDEKRVVLTAYFQDLNIKIKDVEALSIIDLIKGLKKVEATEVIKYKIEIFRKLALVFSTVPLAVIGFCLSLGHHRISKKYSFVLAMIIVFAYIIFLNIGIVMATAGKLNPFIATWTPNLLLYLLGYKLYKAKEVRGI
- a CDS encoding LptF/LptG family permease is translated as MIKKMDIYISKYFIKFFLMNIIGFMGVFLLAQTFKIIKYINQGKLAGGEIFDYILNLLPKMFVETAPLSVLLAGLITISIMASNLEIVSLKTSGIRFLRIVRAPLIIAFVISLFVFFVNNSIYTKSLAKINFYRRGEIDETLKLPTTKENAFFINNTEGYLYLMGKINRETGLAENIEVVKFNTEISKPKEIITAKSAKFDTEENKWIFSNVNIYNVETKETTAKTEYKSNLYKDDPSNFIRASAEDPRMLTIKELKKTIKEQKNIGEDTRIYLAELAKRYSFPFASFIVAFIGLSVSSKYVRGGRTTMNLVICVVAGYGYYLVSGAFEAMSLNGILNPFIASWIPNILYLIIGIYFMNRAEY
- a CDS encoding pitrilysin family protein; its protein translation is MENVKLKKLDNGITLITENLPDISTFSMGFFVKTGAMNETKKESGISHFIEHLMFKGTKNRTAKEISEFVDFEGGILNAFTSRDLTCYYIKLLSSKIDIAIDVLTDMLLNSNFDEESIEKERNVIIEEIKMYEDIPEEIVHEKNVEYALRGVHSNSISGTVASLKKIDRKAILNYLEKHYVAENLVIVASGNIDEKYLYKELNKKMKNFRKAKKEEVLDLAYEIKKGKKVVKKSSNQIHLCFTTRGVSSKSELRYPAAIISNVLGEGMSSRLFQKIREERGLAYSVYTYLTRFENCGLLSVYVGTTKEDYKEVIKLIKEEFKNIKENGISERELRKAKNKYESAFTFSLESTSSRMNRLASTYIIYGKIISLDKVREDIEKVTLKDIKKAAEFLFDEQYYSQTIVGDI
- the dut gene encoding dUTP diphosphatase, yielding MKKVQVKVVREKGVELPKYETEGSAGMDVRANIKESITLKSLERILIPTGLKVAIPEGYEIQVRPRSGLAIKHGITMLNTPGTVDSDYRGELKVIVVNLSNEAYTIEPDERIGQFVLNKIEQIEFIEVEELDSTERGEGGFGHTGK